The DNA segment GCGTACTGGATGGACTCGCACGTGTCACCCTCCATGTCCCCGCCATAGGACATGTTGATGACGTCCGCACCGTGGTCCACGGCCCACCGGGTGGCCTGTCCGCTGTTCTTGTACTCCGGGACGGGAAGGATCTTCGCGTCCGGCGCCAGCCCCTTGACGCCCTCGGAGCCGTTCGGGCCGTGTCCGTGCCCCGCGATGATCCCGGCCATGGCGGTGCCGTGGTCCCGGATGTCCTCACTGCCGGAAAGATGCTTGGCGCCCTCGGCTTCCGTCGCCTTTCCGAAGTCCGGCCCGGGAAGGAACTGGCCCTTCAGGTCCTGGTGGGTCGTGCGGAAGCCGCTGTCGAGCACGGCGACCGTCACGCCCTTGCCGGTGGCGTCCTTCCAGAGCTGCTGGGCCCCGAATGCCTCCAACGGCCACAGATCCTTGCGCACCTGGTCTGCGGAAGCCGTACCGCCCGAGGCAAGCAGCAGCGCTCCGGTCAGCGCAGCACCCACCGTCGCGCGCAGTGTTCGGGGGACCCTCATCCTTCGCTCCTTCTTGCCGTGCTGTCCGAGCGGCATTTGTTCCGTCTGAGGAAAGGCCCCGCACACGTGGGAGTGCGGGGCCGTGCCTCTAGGCCGCAGGTGACGTTATCGCCGCCTCATTCGATGACGCGAGGGGCCACATTACGTTGCGGGGTCCAGGTCTCCTCGTCCTCGACGAGGTAGTCGGGGCGCTGTCCGGTGGTGCGCTCCTTGTCCCCCTTGCCCTTGCCCTTCGCGCCGGCGGCGCCTGCCATACCGGCCTGGTTGCCGCCGCGGCTGCGGTGCAGCCCGGAGCCGCCCTGCTTGGTGCCGCCCGCCGGGCCGCCCGGCTTGCCGACCAGTCCGCCACGGGTACGTGCCTGCGGACCGCCACGGCCGGCCGCGCCGGCGGCGCCCGCCTTGCCCGCACCGAGCCCGGCACCCGGCATACCGCCGCCGCGCATACCGCCACCGCCGCGCATACCGCCGGCGCCGATGGCACCCGCCGCGCCGATGGCCCCGGGCCCCAGCGCACCGCCGGGGAAGCCGCCGCCGGTACCACCGGACACACCGTGACTGCCGCCGGTCATCCCGCCGTTGATGGCACCGGGACCCGTCGACGGAGCGAGGGTGCCGCCCTGCACGCCGTCCAGCCCCGTCGTCACCGGCACCTCGGGCCGCGTCACGTGGTGCGGGCTGTCGAAGCCCTTCGGAACGGCGTGGCCGCCCGCGCCGTTGGGCGTGTCCGAGTCAGACGACGACTTCTTCGGGTGGGTGCCGCCGACCACCGGCATCCGCACGGGAGGCGGCGGCGGGGTGGAGGACGGCGGCTTCGGCCAGTCGTCCCCGGGACCGCCCGGCTCGATCCCCTCGTTGAGCCGCTTGCCGTGCCCCTCGTAGTGCGCCGCCAGTTCGTCCATGACGATGACCGCCTCAACCTGACGCTCCTTGCTCAGGGACAGGTTGTCCCGGTTGAGCTCCAGCGCCATGCGGGTGTCCATCTTCGGGTTCTGCATGTCCCGCTTGAACTGGCTGTCGTCGCCGCTGTCGTCCTTGGCCCGGTCCATGAGACCCGGGTCATGGATCTTTGACATGGTCTGCTTGGCCTGGCGCAGGTTGTGCGCGACACCGACCTCGGGGCCCGAGGAGCGCGAACCGATGAGCGTGGACTCGACGTTGCGGGAGTGCTGGTAGGTCCGGTCGATCTTCTCCAGGACCTTGCCGGCCTCCCTGCGGAAGGCCTCGGCCGCCGAGCCCTCCCAGTGCGCGGTGGCGTGATCGACGGCGTCCATGAAGGACTTGCGGATGCCGCCCTGGCCGTCCTGGCCGCCGAGCCGGTCGGCGGAGGCGCGCCAGTGCTGGCCGGAGGTCTCGATCGCCTCGGGGTTGGCGTTGGCGATCATTGCGCGGAGTGCGTTGATGCCGTGGTGATGGAAGTCGGAAGGCGAACGGGGGGTCAGATGCTGCCCCTTGAACGACTTCAGCCGCTCTTCACGCTCCTGGTTCTTGCGCTGCTGCTCCATCGCCTTGGCGTTGTCGTACTCCTGCTTGGCGTCAACCATGCAGGCCCCCCTTCATCTCAGCTCCGTCTCTCGTCCGTGCGTCCAGCGACCAGGTCAGCCGTTCATCGACGTCTTCGTCTCGTGCTCCTGGTCCTCGTAAGCGCCCCGGCTTGCTTCCGTCTTCTCACCGAACTTGTGGATGAGGTCCTGGAGCGCATTGATGACCTGCGACATGTACTCCTGCATGCCGTCATGGGCCTGGGCGAGGCTCCCCGCCTCCAGGAAATCGACGCCGAATGCCGACTTCGGGATCGTCGTGCTGTATTTCACCTTCTGGCTGGGTTCATCCATATCGGCCCGAAGGTGCCGGAGCTGGCGCACCACGCCGTCCAGTTCGTCGAGATCGACCTTGAACCGCTCGCTCATTACCGCTCTCCCCGTTCCCCGATCGCCCCGCCCGCACTGCCCTGCAGAGCCGTCACGCCAGGGACAATATGAAGTCAATAAATACTAGGGAGTTGGCCGCTGTCGCTGCAAGATCGAATGTCGGTATCTGTCCGGATTAACGCAGGATGGCGCCGCACTTTGTAGAGGGGTTGTTACCTTCACGGCGCAACCGATCCAT comes from the Streptomyces angustmyceticus genome and includes:
- a CDS encoding WXG100 family type VII secretion target is translated as MVDAKQEYDNAKAMEQQRKNQEREERLKSFKGQHLTPRSPSDFHHHGINALRAMIANANPEAIETSGQHWRASADRLGGQDGQGGIRKSFMDAVDHATAHWEGSAAEAFRREAGKVLEKIDRTYQHSRNVESTLIGSRSSGPEVGVAHNLRQAKQTMSKIHDPGLMDRAKDDSGDDSQFKRDMQNPKMDTRMALELNRDNLSLSKERQVEAVIVMDELAAHYEGHGKRLNEGIEPGGPGDDWPKPPSSTPPPPPVRMPVVGGTHPKKSSSDSDTPNGAGGHAVPKGFDSPHHVTRPEVPVTTGLDGVQGGTLAPSTGPGAINGGMTGGSHGVSGGTGGGFPGGALGPGAIGAAGAIGAGGMRGGGGMRGGGMPGAGLGAGKAGAAGAAGRGGPQARTRGGLVGKPGGPAGGTKQGGSGLHRSRGGNQAGMAGAAGAKGKGKGDKERTTGQRPDYLVEDEETWTPQRNVAPRVIE